tgcttttcaaAAGAGGAAACATCACACAGAGCCAAGAAATcataaacagaaaagaaaacaataatgacTATACAACTAATAAAACAACaggaatataaaataacaataataataataaaaatcataataataaaaataagcatTGCCATTACCTATATTACTATCACTCACATAGTGATAAAGTTATGATTATTCACATGTCATAAAGTAGGAAACATAACCAGTAGTAATCGCTGTCACCCAACACATTCCTATCACTCACATAAGGTAGCTAAGCTTGTGCCACCATCATAGCACTATTTATCACATTGCAATCAGACGTTTATCATAATGATAATGACATGACCTTCTCTGCAGGCCATCTCTCACAAACCATGATGAAAGCATCTAACATAATAACATTGTGAGCTTCACTCTAGTTAGTCATACAATATCGAAACAACCAATCAATAACCAATAAAAGGGgtgatatgttttgttttttattttgtgagcaCATATTTTGGCTTTATTTGACTAGATCCATCTTCAGATCACgacctttctgtctctttctctctgacatgGAGAAAGTCATTGATGTCCTCTTATCAACTGTCTCAAATACTAAACCTCTTCACTTTTCAGTTTGGGGCCACTCAGGATTTATATTCCATCTTTAACTGATCCAGAACAGCAATAAACTATTAAGGAGATCAAAATGGAAAACTCTTATGATAAGGTTTTTCTTcaagattagttttttttagccGAGAGCAAAATCACAAGGtgacaaattattttatgaataGCTGCTATTGATTtccctctgctgtttgtgtttcaaagagaaaaactaaatttgtcCATGTAGTCGATTCCTGTCCATGCTTGTGTATTTTTATAGTGTGTATGTATCTTCCTGATGTGGGTTTTTTTCGCACCTCAGGACACAGACGCCTGCTGATCTTCTCATCATTGCAGAAGCTAACAATCCCTTACAGTATCCAACACAAGGGGTGGAAGTACGACCTTTGAGAACAATCATCATCCCAGGTAAGAATTCTGATAGAGCGGGACACATCTTTAAACAAAACTTACTTGTTAAATTGAATTGATGCGTAACAGTTCAAACTGGTTTGTGTTGCTGTGtaaatttttattatttaattgagGCAAACAGCTATAAATTATCAAGCTACTTCTTGAACCAACCTAGAGCTGGCTGTGACTTCTACCGTACCAGTCTGGTGTACAAAAAGCCCACTAGATATCACTTCTCTGCATGACATAAGGagcatttaaaatatgtgtttagCGCAAATAATCAGGAAACACTGACAGCAAATACTAAAAGAAAAACGTAAAAATTGCAGATTATCTGAAAGAAAAGTTAGCATATCTTTACTTACATTTctgctgacaggaagtgaattAGAATTTGTCCTAATGGCCGTAGCAACTAATTGCATCATCATGTGCTTTCAGGCTTGGCCTTACACAACCTTCCCAGAGACCCCTACTCAGTAAGTATTTCAGTACGTCTGACTTTACTTTTACAGATGTTTGCTGTGCTTTTATCAGACCTAGATTTCTTTCCATCTCGCTGCAGATAAACATCAGCGCCACGCTAGGAACGCTAAACTTGGCAGCAGAGGTGGACGGGGTCAAAATCAAAGGCGATGGCGAGATGCGCATGACTCTGTCAAGCAGCCTGCTGCTAAATCTGAACCGACAGCTGCAGTTTgtcacctacacaaacacactgttccATCCCAGCACAGCAGACACAGGTGAGGCCTCAAACTAAAAACAACTATTCTCtggactttttcattttcttactttttaaaagttaGTGAGGACACTAGAGAAAAATACAGTCtcttacaaacacattttcagtgtttttccaCGTACAGAATCAAGGGCCGCTGAACCCCGTAATCGGTGATTCGATTTAAAAGCAATACTTTTGGGAAACACATATGCTTTCTGGCAGAGAGTGAGATGAGACGGTTACACCACTTTCATATCTCTATAGTAAATATAAAGCTGCCGTTTTTTTAGCTTAGCTCAGCATAAAGACGAGGAAACAGCTTATTCTGTCCAAAGGCAAGAAGATCCCCCTGTCAGCACAtctaaagttaaaaaaatatttggtgtTATGTGTCTAAGTATTTTGTGGCTCTGTGCAGTTGCCTGGCAACCAGTGGCGACTCCAGAAAAGTTACTGACCCCAAACAAGAAATTGTTCCTTTTCAGTTCAGAAATGAGGGGTTTTATTGACTTTTACCTGTCTTCTTTCCTTTCAATGGCTCCACACCTGCTGTCAGTCACCACATATAAATGACAATACTGACATGAGCAAATATTTGTAGAGGTTTTTGAAGCTGTTTGTATAGAGCAAGGCAGCCAACAGGTTTGTTTTGCTTCAATACAGAACTAACAGTGGTGCAGGGACAAAGCCTGAGGACAGGCCATGACAATTAATTAGGTGTCATTACCTGTTTCCCTCATATGGCGGGTAAAGTAGATGTCTTACTCCAAACAGCACATCAACACCTGTGCCGCCATCAGCGACAGTTGGATCCTATTACActactgaaatgtattaaaagtagCTTGTGTTGTGTCTTTTAGTGCAGTTTGAGACAGAGGGGCATCAAGCCACCTTCAGTATCAAGATTCGTCACGGTGTAACACCCAAACTGTACAACACAGGGTCCAAAGGAGGTAAAACACAACACCACTAATCATTCTGTTATTTAACCCCCTGAACAGTAGCCCTTATATTTTTGAAAGATAATTTggttaaaagacaaaaaacctAACTTTCTCCTTTCGTTTCTCTGCAGAGTACAACGTCAGTGCCCTCGTTACCATAGCTACGAAGACTTTCCTGCGGTATGATAAGCTTCAAGATCTAATCAACAGCGTGAGAAGATACTATCCTACCGTCACTATAGTGATAGCTGATGACAGCGAAAACCCCAAAACCATTTCTGGGCcttacattgaacattacatCATGCCTTTTGGAAAGGTAGGAGAAATTTCTGATTCATACTAAAGACTTTTAATTTCACATTGATGCTCTTTTGTATTCGAGCTCTGCTTAATGTGTTGTAGGGATGGTTTGCTGGACGAAACCTGGCCGTCTCTCAGGTGACCACAAAGTACGTGCTGTGGGTGGATGATGACTTCATCTTCACGGCCAACACCAAGCTGGAGAAACTGGTCGACGTTTTAGAGAGAACCACTCTGGATCTGGTGCGGGTTaaactgtttgtttaaaatgactatGACGGTCTGGTGTTTTTGCTGTCAGTgacgtcagtgtgtgtgtgtgtgtgtgtgtgtgtgtgtgtgtgtgtgtgtgtgtgtgtgtgtgtctaggtgGGTGGTGCAGTGCGGGAGGCCACAGGTTACACTGCCACCTACAGGCAGACCATCTCCATTGAGTCAGGGGAGGAGGATGGTGACTGTTTACACATGAGGAGAGGATTTCATCACATCATCCAAGGCTTCCCCAACTGTGTTGTGACTGACGGAGTCATTAACTTCTTCCTGGCTCGCACCGACAAAGTCCAGCAGGTCGGCTTTGACCCGCGCCTCGCCAGGGTAGCTCACCTGGGTGAGTacagtgaaattattattttcatattaaacacCATCATTATGACAATTAACATAAGATAGAATTTCTTTTACAGCCACAAACGTAGAGAAGACACAGGAACGTAATGGTAAATACACATTTATCAGAGCACGATGTGTAAGAAGCAATAACTGTGTCCCAGTGGCACATTACTGCACATACTTTGTACCAAGAGGAATTTATATGGGCTGTTAAATCGTGGATTATATTCAAACTGTCTTCACAGGTTTGAAAGCCTCTacagattaaaataaacagaaagaaggagattgtaaaacacagttttattttgttttttaatattttcagctGTTTGCAGGACtatgaaaaaatacatgaaaacataaaaatacttttattaatttaatttaatttggtaAACTACATTAACgtaaaaaattaacaaatacaCCAGAAGAAACGCAAACCAATTGATAATATTCAATTTGTTTCTGATTCAAAGTGTACCTACTGCATATTTACTATAATTAGTGAATTACTTATTTCATGTTTGCTTGGCTCATACAAGAGTTAAAGAGATCAAAAGGATGGTCTGCAGTATACGCTTCACTTTTTAATCTGGAAAAAGGCACTGATGAAGAACCACTAAACTCAGCAGCATAATCAGTGTAAAAACTGTTAAAGTAAAGCGTTTCAATGATGTTTATCTCATTTTAGTTATAAAGATAGTATCATATCATAATTGTTGCAAAGAATTTATACTGCAAAATGTTGCCAACATACCAGAATCAGTGATCTgctataattaaattaaatgcacgctttaaataaaatgtgattcaaTTTCACTTTAATCCCCTAATATCCAGTTTCCAAGTTCTCCTCCCTTCGCTTTTGGTCGGTAAAATCTTCCTATTTTACCCTGCCTTCATGTCTGTATGGTTGCACTGTTCCagtaaatggaaaatattatttatttctttttttttttatatatatatatatatatatatatatcgtataAATTACATATCTGGTATCTTTGTTAACTGTCTATGTTAAACCATTATCGACTGGCCCACTGAGAGAGTTTAAGAAGATAACAAAaccacattttgtttttgtttgttttgcagagtTCTTCATCGATGGATTGGGATCTCTCCACGTGGGCTCttgtgatgatgtcattgtcAATCATGCGACCAAAATCAAACTTCCCTgggtcagccaatcagagagtgACAAGACTTACGCCAAGTTTCGTTACCCGCCGGCCTCCTCTGACGCCACACACACGAAAAACGGCCTCCTGTACTTCAAGAACCGATTTCAGTGTTTGACTCATAATTAGTTTCTCTCCTCTTTATCCTGAGGGTTCCTCTGCTCTTCCTGAGTTGCCAAAGAAGTTCTCCTCCACCACGTCCCTTCAGACAAGCCTTCAGCCACACAGTTGGATTTGCCTTTTCTTGATCTGAGAAAATGTGCTATCATAGCAGTTTTAGCATGTTTATTCTGTCAGTGCTAAAAAGTCCTCATACCAAGAAGCCAGATATGAAAGTCCAGGCTCTCTAGAGAGTAGAGAATAATTTATAGTAACAAACATATCATCTTGATGACACAGACCCAGTTAAATCAGCATCATCGTGATctattcaacacttttttttatctggctATACATCCTCAAATTGTTCTCACACAAATACCGAGCTTTGGGAAAAACCCAACAAGTAGCATCTTCCCAGTCTGAGTCACTTCATTGTCATTCTAGGCTAATGTGAGCAGAGGCACATGTGTCCTCCTAAGATTTGCACTATCcgggaaaaaaaagactgcGCTTGGAGAAGCAATAGCGATGTCAGAGAGCCTGAGAACGAGGACAAGTTGACACTTAGCAGAAAGTGTGAATCCTGTAGACACAGAGCATACTGTAAGTATTCTATTCACCAATGTCACATGAAGAACGCATTCAGAACTTTTCCACCTGTGGTACACTCGCTCCGTGCCCTACCGGTCGTGCCAAAGGTTTGGCTGCTGGCTTTTGGGTGTTtttatctccccccccccccaacccccctttACCCGGAATCCTATATGTCTTTTGTGAGCAATGAATCACTTCTGCGGAGAAGAAACTTTCTGTCCTATAAAATCTGGTGTCACCTGATCTGGGAGCAACCTTGTTTGTAAGTCTTCTGTTGTCTGTCACTCTCAAAAAACATCTAAGGAAGTGGAGCGCTTCTGTCCAGTGCACGCTGATGAATGACAATGGAAGTGATTTGCATCTTTACGTGCTGCCTAAATCAAGAGTTGAATGAACCAAAGTGCatgttcatttttcttcattataagagaagaaaggagaaaaaaacaagcacagtgAGACAGTTTAAAGAGGGTTTGGATAAACATCTTGAAACAGaatgagagatgagagaaaacTAAGTGAGACAAAGTCACTAATGAGACAAGGTGAGGCGGTGAAGCACCGAGGCTTGAAGATCATGTTTTTATATCTACTCTTTGGAGAGTTGTATGTCAAAGACTGTGTGTGGCACTCATGCC
This portion of the Anoplopoma fimbria isolate UVic2021 breed Golden Eagle Sablefish chromosome 17, Afim_UVic_2022, whole genome shotgun sequence genome encodes:
- the b4galnt1b gene encoding beta-1,4 N-acetylgalactosaminyltransferase 1, encoding MRSLRKTVLLAILVSVVLVLALLHSWPTRANTTVDVWQRPGTIEERHLEERLPEPDHGLGNIPFHVRDNVASLLARNRCVCEGESGGVNLPFAQLLFPRVSAHPLHTAFEASELEEMKRRRAKEYKSFQERTQTPADLLIIAEANNPLQYPTQGVEVRPLRTIIIPGLALHNLPRDPYSINISATLGTLNLAAEVDGVKIKGDGEMRMTLSSSLLLNLNRQLQFVTYTNTLFHPSTADTVQFETEGHQATFSIKIRHGVTPKLYNTGSKGEYNVSALVTIATKTFLRYDKLQDLINSVRRYYPTVTIVIADDSENPKTISGPYIEHYIMPFGKGWFAGRNLAVSQVTTKYVLWVDDDFIFTANTKLEKLVDVLERTTLDLVGGAVREATGYTATYRQTISIESGEEDGDCLHMRRGFHHIIQGFPNCVVTDGVINFFLARTDKVQQVGFDPRLARVAHLEFFIDGLGSLHVGSCDDVIVNHATKIKLPWVSQSESDKTYAKFRYPPASSDATHTKNGLLYFKNRFQCLTHN